A genome region from Litorilinea aerophila includes the following:
- a CDS encoding type II toxin-antitoxin system death-on-curing family toxin, protein MQEKANRYQVAPEELFRMSLEELLTRPDEDFQQAMEHVPAKNAEIKNHPFVDGNKRIGHAAMETFLVLNGYEIEASVAEQERVILQVAPGEMGREAFTEWLRVHIVPGVRERRTD, encoded by the coding sequence TTGCAAGAGAAGGCCAATCGCTATCAAGTCGCTCCGGAGGAGTTGTTCCGGATGAGCCTTGAAGAATTGCTCACCCGTCCAGATGAGGACTTTCAGCAGGCCATGGAGCATGTGCCTGCCAAGAACGCTGAGATCAAGAACCACCCATTCGTAGACGGCAATAAGCGCATCGGCCATGCAGCCATGGAAACATTTCTGGTGCTAAACGGCTACGAGATAGAGGCTTCGGTCGCTGAGCAGGAGCGGGTGATCTTGCAGGTAGCCCCGGGCGAAATGGGGCGAGAAGCGTTTACGGAGTGGTTGCGTGTGCACATTGTGCCAGGGGTTCGGGAACGGCGAACAGATTGA
- a CDS encoding HigA family addiction module antitoxin — translation MVRVPTNREPTHPGEILREEFLQPMGITQRELAAGIHVPYQRINELINGKRGITPSTALRLAKYLGTTAGFWMNLQLRWDLYRAQQIGHSKRKRSSWRR, via the coding sequence ATGGTGAGAGTGCCGACGAATCGAGAGCCAACGCACCCTGGGGAAATTTTGCGAGAAGAATTTTTACAGCCGATGGGTATAACACAACGGGAGCTGGCGGCGGGTATCCATGTGCCGTATCAGCGCATCAATGAATTGATCAACGGGAAGCGGGGCATCACGCCGAGTACGGCGTTACGGCTGGCGAAGTATTTGGGGACAACGGCTGGGTTCTGGATGAACTTGCAGTTACGTTGGGACTTGTATCGGGCACAGCAAATCGGGCACAGCAAAAGGAAGCGGAGCAGTTGGAGAAGATAG